The following are encoded together in the Mycolicibacterium arabiense genome:
- a CDS encoding dienelactone hydrolase family protein, with translation MTPLQRYIAEEIATDHVDGLLSRREALRRMALIGVGATAAGALITACGGNRDDSAAPESSATTAGSGGSTAESTSAAPPPGADAEVPTEPVTWAGPQGDLQGAWAAAGTPKGALLVIHENKGLTDWTRSVAGRFAGIGYSALAIDLLSGQGGTATFTDPAEATAALSKISPADFVANLRSGLDEVARRAPGVKLAAIGFCMGGGLTWQLLAAGEPRLAAAFPFYGPLPEGADLAGSKNAAVLGFYGEKDARVNATKDAAEQALTKAGLVHELVVEQGADHAFFNDTGQRYDPTAAADAWQRVGAWLSQHVG, from the coding sequence GTGACCCCACTGCAGCGCTACATCGCCGAGGAGATCGCCACCGACCACGTCGACGGCCTGTTGTCCCGACGGGAGGCCTTGCGACGGATGGCGCTGATCGGCGTGGGCGCCACCGCCGCAGGTGCACTGATCACCGCCTGCGGCGGGAACCGGGACGACTCCGCGGCCCCCGAGAGCAGCGCGACGACGGCAGGGAGCGGGGGATCGACGGCCGAGAGCACCAGTGCGGCACCGCCACCCGGGGCCGACGCCGAGGTCCCCACCGAACCCGTCACGTGGGCAGGCCCGCAGGGCGATCTGCAGGGCGCGTGGGCAGCCGCCGGGACGCCGAAGGGCGCCCTGCTGGTCATTCACGAGAACAAGGGCCTCACCGACTGGACCAGGTCGGTCGCGGGACGGTTCGCGGGCATCGGCTATTCCGCCCTCGCCATCGACCTGCTCTCCGGGCAGGGCGGCACGGCCACGTTCACCGACCCGGCGGAGGCCACCGCGGCGTTGAGCAAGATCTCACCCGCCGACTTCGTGGCGAACCTGCGGTCCGGTCTCGACGAAGTGGCCCGTCGCGCGCCCGGTGTGAAGCTCGCCGCGATCGGCTTCTGCATGGGCGGCGGACTCACCTGGCAACTGCTCGCCGCCGGTGAACCGCGCCTGGCTGCGGCGTTCCCCTTCTACGGCCCGCTGCCCGAGGGTGCGGACCTCGCGGGCTCGAAGAACGCGGCGGTGCTGGGCTTCTACGGCGAGAAGGACGCCCGCGTCAACGCCACCAAGGACGCCGCCGAGCAAGCGTTGACCAAGGCCGGCCTCGTCCACGAACTCGTCGTCGAACAGGGCGCCGATCACGCGTTCTTCAACGACACCGGACAGCGCTACGACCCGACCGCCGCTGCCGACGCATGGCAGCGCGTGGGGGCCTGGCTGAGCCAACACGTCGGCTGA
- a CDS encoding SDR family oxidoreductase yields the protein MATPSPTPTPDLRGRVAVVAGATRGAGRGIAAALGEAGATVVCTGRSSATGTLKSDYDRPEIIEETAELVTELGGVGVAIAVDHLDPDQVRGLADRLRSDYGAIDVLVNDVWGAEILKGAPRSWNRPVWEHDLDDGLRILRLGVDTHLITSHCLHPLLVARPGGLLVEVTDGTADFNANHYRVSVFYDLAKVSVNRLAFSHGHDLAPYGATAVSVTPGWLRSEMMLDNYGVTESNWQHAMNPDRADGYPVAPPGFDASESTRFVGRGVAAIAADPNRARWNQRSVNSAQLSWEYGFTDVDGRRPDAWVEQ from the coding sequence GTGGCAACCCCCTCCCCGACCCCGACGCCGGACCTGCGCGGCCGCGTCGCCGTGGTCGCCGGAGCTACACGGGGTGCGGGCCGGGGCATCGCCGCAGCCCTCGGCGAGGCGGGTGCCACCGTCGTGTGCACCGGCCGGAGCAGTGCGACGGGGACGCTGAAGTCCGACTACGACCGCCCCGAAATCATTGAGGAGACCGCCGAACTCGTGACCGAACTCGGTGGCGTCGGCGTAGCCATCGCGGTCGACCACCTCGATCCCGACCAGGTGCGCGGTCTCGCCGACCGGTTGCGATCCGACTACGGCGCAATCGACGTGCTGGTGAACGACGTGTGGGGTGCCGAGATCCTCAAGGGCGCACCCCGGTCGTGGAACCGGCCGGTGTGGGAGCACGACCTCGACGACGGCCTGCGGATCCTCCGGCTGGGCGTCGACACGCACCTCATCACCTCGCACTGTCTGCATCCGCTCCTGGTCGCGCGACCGGGCGGACTGTTGGTCGAGGTCACCGACGGGACGGCGGACTTCAATGCGAACCACTACCGGGTCTCGGTGTTCTACGACCTGGCCAAGGTCTCGGTGAACCGACTGGCGTTCAGCCACGGTCACGACCTGGCGCCCTACGGCGCCACCGCGGTGTCGGTCACCCCGGGGTGGCTGCGTTCGGAGATGATGCTGGACAACTACGGCGTCACCGAGAGCAACTGGCAGCACGCGATGAACCCCGACCGGGCCGACGGCTACCCCGTCGCGCCCCCGGGCTTCGACGCGTCGGAGAGCACCCGCTTCGTCGGTCGCGGCGTTGCCGCGATCGCCGCGGACCCCAATCGTGCCCGGTGGAATCAGCGCTCGGTGAACTCGGCGCAACTGTCCTGGGAGTACGGCTTCACCGACGTCGACGGCAGGCGGCCCGACGCGTGGGTCGAGCAGTGA
- a CDS encoding N-acyl-D-amino-acid deacylase family protein has protein sequence MTYDTIIRNGLWFDGTGGPSAVRNLGIRDGHVVAISADELDATDCPQVVDATGKWVLPGMLDIHTHYDVEVLAGPDLSESLRHGVTTIMLGSCSLSTIHVDGTEAGDLFGRVEAIPRDHVIDAVNQHKTWSTCDEYVTALEARPLGPNVTAFIGHSDMRTAVMGLDRSTRKDAKPTRREQARMEQMLVEALRAGFVGMSSQQLLFDKIDGDACRSRTLPSTYAKARELRRLKSLLRKSGRILQSGPDIQNPFNLGSQLLQSVGIIRNPLKTSLLSAADVKSNPYAIMLMGPLSRFVNTLGGNFRWQHLPVPFEVYADGIDLVVFEEFGAGAAALHLADEVERNELMRDEDYRRRFRKDYENKFGMRVWHRDFFDAHISECPDAALVGKSFGEVGQERGLHPVDAFLDLVLEHGKALRWHTTISNHRPEVLKKMAREPGIQMGFSDAGAHLRNMAFYNMGLRLLRHVRDAELAGNPFMTIEAAVHRLTGELADWYRLDAGHLRIGDRADIAIIDPERLDDQLDAYAEEPVEQYGGLSRMVNRNDEAVPAVFVGGRQVFASGVPTELVGRTRTGRFLRAAHRSPALPVEKDVLTSVG, from the coding sequence GTGACCTACGACACGATCATCCGCAACGGCCTCTGGTTCGACGGCACCGGCGGCCCTTCTGCGGTGCGCAATCTCGGCATCCGCGACGGCCACGTCGTCGCGATATCGGCCGATGAACTCGACGCCACCGACTGCCCCCAGGTGGTCGATGCCACGGGCAAGTGGGTGCTGCCGGGGATGCTGGACATCCACACGCACTACGACGTCGAGGTGCTCGCTGGACCCGACCTGTCGGAGTCGCTCCGGCACGGCGTCACCACGATCATGCTCGGGTCGTGTTCGCTGTCCACCATCCACGTCGACGGCACCGAGGCCGGCGACCTGTTCGGCCGCGTCGAGGCGATCCCGCGCGACCACGTCATCGACGCGGTGAACCAGCACAAGACGTGGAGTACGTGCGACGAGTACGTCACCGCACTCGAGGCGCGCCCGCTGGGGCCCAACGTCACGGCGTTCATCGGTCACTCCGACATGCGCACGGCCGTCATGGGCCTCGACCGGTCCACCCGCAAGGACGCCAAACCCACCCGGCGCGAACAGGCTCGGATGGAGCAGATGCTCGTCGAGGCGTTGCGCGCGGGCTTCGTCGGGATGTCGTCGCAGCAGTTGCTGTTCGACAAGATCGATGGCGACGCGTGCCGCTCCCGCACGCTGCCCTCGACCTACGCCAAGGCGCGCGAACTGCGGCGGCTGAAATCGCTGCTCCGCAAGTCGGGCCGAATCCTGCAGTCCGGCCCCGACATTCAGAACCCGTTCAATCTCGGGTCCCAACTGTTGCAGTCGGTCGGCATCATCCGCAATCCCCTGAAGACGAGCCTGCTGTCGGCGGCCGACGTCAAGTCCAATCCCTACGCGATCATGCTGATGGGTCCGCTGTCCCGTTTCGTCAACACCCTCGGCGGCAACTTCCGCTGGCAGCATCTGCCGGTGCCGTTCGAGGTCTACGCCGACGGCATCGACCTCGTGGTGTTCGAGGAGTTCGGCGCGGGCGCTGCGGCGCTGCACCTGGCCGACGAGGTCGAACGCAACGAGCTGATGCGCGACGAGGACTACCGGCGCCGGTTCCGCAAGGACTACGAGAACAAGTTCGGCATGCGCGTCTGGCATCGTGACTTCTTCGACGCGCACATCTCCGAATGCCCGGATGCGGCACTGGTCGGCAAGTCCTTCGGCGAGGTCGGCCAGGAGCGCGGCCTGCACCCCGTCGACGCGTTCCTCGACCTGGTGCTCGAACACGGCAAGGCACTGCGGTGGCACACCACCATCTCCAACCACCGGCCGGAGGTGCTCAAGAAGATGGCCCGGGAGCCGGGGATCCAGATGGGGTTCTCCGATGCCGGGGCACACCTGCGCAACATGGCGTTCTACAACATGGGGCTGCGGCTGCTGCGGCACGTCCGCGACGCCGAACTGGCGGGCAACCCGTTCATGACGATCGAGGCCGCGGTGCACCGGCTGACCGGTGAACTCGCCGACTGGTACCGCCTCGACGCGGGCCACCTGCGCATCGGCGACCGCGCCGACATCGCGATCATCGATCCCGAGCGTCTCGACGACCAGCTCGATGCATACGCCGAGGAGCCCGTCGAGCAGTACGGCGGACTGTCGCGCATGGTCAACCGCAACGACGAGGCCGTGCCAGCAGTGTTCGTCGGCGGGCGTCAGGTGTTCGCCTCCGGCGTGCCCACCGAACTCGTCGGCCGCACCCGCACCGGCCGCTTCCTGCGGGCCGCGCACCGCTCCCCCGCTCTGCCCGTCGAGAAGGACGTGCTCACCAGTGTCGGCTGA
- a CDS encoding nuclear transport factor 2 family protein encodes MSTETVSIEDVVLGMWRALSARDWEGLKTHLSDDCIYLDMPVGPAAAAKGPDDIVKRLKIGLEPLASYENFDGLLVENGSDAMYEHHEEWHWASGESAVLRFVSVHRVSGGKITLWKDYWDMSALANHAPPSWLEDFATADMSWVYDATGEV; translated from the coding sequence ATGTCAACCGAGACGGTGTCGATCGAGGACGTCGTCCTGGGGATGTGGCGGGCGCTGTCGGCGCGGGACTGGGAGGGACTCAAGACTCACCTGTCCGACGACTGCATCTACCTCGACATGCCCGTCGGACCCGCGGCGGCCGCCAAGGGTCCCGACGACATCGTCAAACGGCTGAAGATCGGTCTCGAGCCGCTGGCGTCCTACGAGAACTTCGACGGCCTGCTGGTGGAGAACGGCAGTGACGCCATGTACGAGCACCACGAGGAATGGCACTGGGCCTCAGGCGAATCCGCGGTGCTGCGGTTCGTCTCGGTGCACCGAGTGTCCGGCGGCAAGATCACGCTGTGGAAGGACTACTGGGACATGAGTGCCCTGGCCAACCACGCGCCGCCGAGCTGGCTCGAGGACTTCGCCACCGCGGACATGTCGTGGGTCTACGACGCGACCGGCGAGGTTTGA
- a CDS encoding carboxymuconolactone decarboxylase family protein, producing the protein MSRIGEFADDDAAAWIVKSPDIGTAMAKFTHAVYEKNRLPMRVRELARMVIALDNECVVCQNTRDADGIAAGVDEDLYDHATEWRTWPGYSEQERIAAEFAQRFATDHTGLRDDEDFWARCREQFSDELLTDLALSCAMWIGMGRMLRTLDIGQACKITL; encoded by the coding sequence ATGAGCCGAATCGGAGAATTCGCCGACGACGACGCCGCGGCCTGGATCGTCAAGTCGCCCGACATCGGGACCGCGATGGCGAAGTTCACCCACGCCGTCTACGAGAAGAACCGGCTGCCCATGCGCGTGCGTGAACTCGCGCGCATGGTGATCGCGCTCGACAACGAATGCGTGGTCTGCCAGAACACCCGCGACGCCGACGGGATCGCGGCCGGCGTCGACGAGGACCTCTACGACCACGCGACCGAGTGGCGGACCTGGCCCGGCTACAGCGAGCAGGAGCGGATCGCCGCCGAGTTCGCCCAGCGCTTCGCCACCGACCACACCGGACTTCGCGACGACGAGGACTTCTGGGCACGGTGCCGTGAGCAGTTCAGCGACGAACTGCTCACCGATCTCGCGCTGTCGTGCGCCATGTGGATCGGGATGGGCCGCATGCTGCGGACCCTCGACATCGGTCAGGCCTGCAAGATCACGCTGTAG
- a CDS encoding MDR family MFS transporter: MTSTTEGAGVPAAAAIDPESANAMISPQRRNFIFVGVLLGMLLAALDQTIVATALPTVVADLGGAGHQSWVVTSYLLASTIATAIVGKLGDLFGRKAVFCASILFFLGGSVLCGLAGSMTMLVAARALQGIGGGAIMVTAMAVIGEVIPLRERGRYQGALGAVFGVTTVIGPLLGGLFTDHLTWRWAFWINVPIGIVVLLVGIAAIPSLTRAAARPKIDFAGILFVGLAASGLTLATSWGGGEYAWDSPVIIGLFAASAVALAVFVRVEMRASEPILPIRLFRSPVFTVCCILGFIVGFAMLGALTFLPTFMQFVDGVSATESGLRTLPMVAGMLITSIGSGNIVGRTGRYKVFPVAGTAIMAGAFALLSQMTATTPTWQQSLYLFLLGTGIGLCMQVLVLVVQNTSSFADLGVATSGVTFFRTIGSSFGAAIFGSLFANFLAADIGPALASGGAPPQAAESPQLLRTLPAEMAGPIVDAYADSLGAVFLCAVPVAVVGFVVSLFLKEIPLREIEASSATDLGEGFGMPSTETPEKILEVAVGRMFRDSPEIRLRSLSREPGCDLDVPRAWALLQIYRHNQVFGSATLGAIADRLRVPSEVVEPIFDRVIDDGLALGTGGKLWLTQAGAARVNALSASIVGRIVDKLAQSPTFEGRPDREQVEIALERIAHRMLVQRDWADGPGPLATAR; the protein is encoded by the coding sequence ATGACGAGCACGACGGAGGGTGCGGGCGTCCCGGCGGCAGCGGCGATCGACCCTGAGTCCGCCAACGCGATGATCAGCCCGCAGCGGCGGAACTTCATCTTCGTCGGCGTCCTGCTCGGCATGCTGCTGGCGGCGCTGGATCAGACGATCGTGGCCACGGCGCTCCCGACGGTGGTCGCCGACCTCGGCGGGGCGGGACACCAGTCGTGGGTCGTGACCAGCTATCTGCTGGCCTCCACGATCGCCACGGCCATCGTCGGCAAGCTCGGTGACCTGTTCGGCCGCAAGGCCGTGTTCTGCGCGTCCATCCTGTTCTTCCTCGGCGGCTCGGTGCTCTGCGGGCTCGCCGGATCGATGACGATGCTCGTCGCAGCGCGGGCGCTGCAGGGCATCGGCGGCGGCGCGATCATGGTGACCGCGATGGCCGTCATCGGCGAGGTCATTCCGCTGCGCGAGCGGGGGCGCTACCAGGGCGCGCTCGGAGCGGTGTTCGGCGTCACCACGGTGATCGGCCCGCTGCTCGGCGGGCTCTTCACCGACCACCTCACGTGGCGATGGGCGTTCTGGATCAACGTCCCGATCGGCATCGTGGTGCTGCTCGTCGGCATCGCCGCGATCCCGTCGCTCACCCGGGCCGCCGCGCGACCCAAGATCGACTTCGCGGGCATCCTCTTCGTCGGTCTCGCGGCATCCGGTCTCACTTTGGCCACCAGCTGGGGCGGCGGCGAATACGCTTGGGACTCACCGGTGATCATCGGCCTGTTCGCCGCATCCGCCGTTGCGCTGGCCGTCTTCGTCCGGGTCGAGATGCGCGCCAGCGAACCGATCCTGCCGATCCGGCTGTTCCGCAGCCCCGTGTTCACGGTGTGCTGCATCCTCGGCTTCATCGTCGGGTTCGCGATGCTGGGCGCCCTGACCTTCCTGCCGACGTTCATGCAGTTCGTCGACGGCGTCTCGGCCACCGAATCCGGCCTGCGCACGCTGCCGATGGTCGCCGGCATGCTGATCACGTCGATCGGCAGCGGCAACATCGTCGGACGCACCGGCAGGTACAAGGTGTTCCCCGTCGCGGGCACGGCGATCATGGCCGGTGCATTCGCGCTGCTGTCCCAGATGACGGCGACCACCCCGACCTGGCAGCAGTCGCTGTACCTCTTCCTGCTCGGCACCGGCATCGGGCTGTGCATGCAGGTGCTGGTGCTCGTCGTGCAGAACACGTCGAGCTTCGCCGACCTCGGGGTTGCAACGTCGGGTGTCACGTTCTTCCGGACCATCGGTTCCTCGTTCGGCGCCGCGATCTTCGGCTCGCTGTTCGCCAACTTCCTGGCCGCCGACATCGGGCCCGCGCTGGCGTCCGGCGGCGCGCCACCGCAGGCGGCGGAGTCGCCGCAGCTGCTCCGGACGCTGCCTGCCGAGATGGCAGGTCCGATCGTCGACGCGTACGCCGACTCGCTGGGCGCCGTGTTCCTGTGCGCGGTGCCGGTGGCCGTCGTCGGCTTCGTGGTCTCGTTGTTCCTCAAGGAGATTCCGTTGCGCGAGATCGAGGCGTCGTCGGCGACCGATCTCGGCGAGGGCTTCGGCATGCCCAGCACCGAGACGCCGGAGAAGATCCTCGAGGTCGCCGTCGGCAGGATGTTCCGCGATTCGCCCGAGATCCGGTTGCGCAGCCTCTCCCGCGAGCCCGGCTGCGATCTGGACGTGCCGCGGGCATGGGCGCTGCTTCAGATCTACCGGCACAACCAGGTTTTTGGCTCCGCCACCCTGGGCGCGATCGCCGACCGGCTGCGCGTGCCCTCGGAGGTCGTCGAGCCGATCTTCGACCGGGTCATCGACGACGGTCTGGCACTCGGGACGGGCGGCAAGCTGTGGCTGACCCAAGCCGGTGCGGCCCGGGTGAACGCGCTGTCGGCCAGCATCGTCGGACGCATCGTCGACAAGCTCGCGCAGTCGCCGACGTTCGAGGGCCGCCCGGACCGCGAGCAGGTGGAGATCGCCCTGGAGCGGATAGCGCACCGCATGCTGGTGCAACGGGACTGGGCCGACGGTCCGGGACCGCTCGCCACCGCCCGCTGA
- the bfr gene encoding bacterioferritin, producing the protein MQGDSEIIKLLNEQLTSELTAINQYFLHSKMQEHWGFTELAKHTRDESFEEMRHAETLTNRILMLNGLPNYQRLASLRVGQTLREQFEADLAIEYEVLARLKPAIVFCREKEDSTTANIFEAIIADEEMHVDYLETQLELMNKLGEQLYAAQCVSRPPQ; encoded by the coding sequence ATGCAAGGCGATTCCGAGATCATCAAGCTCCTGAATGAGCAATTGACGAGCGAACTCACCGCCATCAATCAGTATTTCCTGCATTCCAAGATGCAGGAGCACTGGGGTTTCACCGAATTGGCGAAGCACACCCGCGACGAGTCATTCGAGGAAATGCGGCACGCGGAAACCTTGACCAATCGCATCCTGATGCTCAACGGCCTGCCGAACTATCAGCGGCTGGCGTCGCTGCGGGTCGGGCAGACGCTGCGCGAGCAGTTCGAGGCCGACCTCGCCATCGAGTACGAGGTCCTCGCCCGCCTCAAGCCGGCGATCGTCTTCTGCCGCGAGAAGGAAGACAGCACCACCGCCAACATCTTCGAGGCGATCATCGCCGACGAGGAAATGCACGTCGACTACTTGGAGACTCAGCTCGAGCTGATGAACAAGCTGGGCGAGCAGCTGTACGCCGCGCAGTGCGTGTCGCGTCCGCCACAGTGA